The segment aatccccaggacctgacaggttattccctcggaccttgaagaagactagtgttgaaattgcaggggccctggcagatatatttacaaTGTTGGTATCTATGGCTGAGGTGCCGGAGGATAGGAGGATAGTTcctgttgttccgttgtttaaaaaaggctctaaaagtaatccaggaaattataggccggtaagtttgatattggaaggagtactaagagataggatctacaagtatttggatagacagggacttattcgggagagtcaacgtggctttgtgcatggtaggtcatgtttaatcaATCTATTAAGAGTCTTaggaggaggttaccaggaaaatggatgaagggaaggcagtggatattgtctacatggacttcagtaaggcctttggcagggtcccgcatgggaggttagttaggaagatttagtcgctaggtatacatggagaggtggtaaattggattagacattggctcaatggaagaagccagagagtggtagtgaaggattgcttctctgagtggaggcctgtgactagtggtgtgccacaggggtcactgctaggtccattgttatttgtcatctatatcaatgatctggatgatgatgtggtaaattggatcaacaaatttgctgatgatacgaagattggaggtgtagtggacagtgaggaaggttttcaaagcttgcagagggatttggaccagctggaaaaatgggctgaagtttaatacagacaagtgtgaggtattgcactttggaaggacaagcccAGGTAGgacatacaaagtaaatggtagggcactgaggagtgcagtagaacagaaggatctgggaatacacatacaaaattccctaaaagtggcatcaccggtagatagggtcataaagagagcttttggtacattggcctttattaatcgaagtattgagtataagagttggagtgttatggtgaggttgtataaggcattggtgaggccaaatttggaatactgcttgcagttttggtcccaaaatacaggaaagataataataaggttgaaagagtgcagagaaggtctacaaggatgttaacaacaggaattctgcaggtgctggaaattcaagcaacacgcataaaagttgctggtgaacgcagcaggccaggcagcatctctaggaagaggtgcagtcgacgtttcaggccgagacccttcgtcaagactaactgaaggaagagtgagtaagggatttgaaagttggagggggagggggagatccaaaatgataggagaagacaggagggggagggatggagccaagagctggacaggtgataggcaaaagggatacgagaggatcatgggacaggaggtccgggaagaaagacaagtgggggggggggggacccagaggatgggcaaggggtatattcaaagggacagagggagaaaaaggagagtgagagaaagaatgtgtgtataaaaataagtaacagatggggtacgagggggaggtggggcattagcggaagttagagaagtcgatgttcatgccatcaggttggaggctacccaaacggaatataaggtgttgttcctccaacctgagtgtggcttcatctttacagtagaggaggccatggatagacatgtcagaatgggaatgggatgtggaattaaaatgtgtggccactgggagatcctgctttctctggcggacagagcgtaggtgttcagcaaagcggtctcccagtctgcgtcgggtctcgccaatatataaaaggccacatcgggagcaccggacgcagtatatcacccattcgtccccctcatccctccccactgatctccctcctggcacttatccgtgtaagcggaacaagtgctacacatgtccttacacttcctcccttaccaccattcagggccccaaacagtccttccaggtgaggcaacacttcacctgtgagtcggctggggtgatatactgcgtccggtgctcccgatgtggccggtaaatgcaggctcacttttaacatttaagaaaaacttggacaggtacatggatgggaggtgtatggagggatatggtccaggtgcaggtcagtgggattaggcagaaaaatggtttggcacagccaagaaaggccaaaaggcctgtttctgtgctgtaatgttctatggttctatgaattctttgaggagattacaagtaggatagataatgcAGTGGATCTTATATATTTGGActatcagaaggcatttgacaaggtgccacacatgaggctgcttaccaagttaagagccagtggtattgcaggaaagttagGAGCATGGttggagtattggctgattggaagaaggcagagagtgggaataaaaggatccttttctggttggctgccagtgactagtggtgttccgcaggggtcgctgttgggaccgcttctttttatgctgtatataaatgatttagataatgaaataGATGGCATTGCTGCctagtttgcaggtgatacaaagattggtggaggggtaggtagtgttgaggaaacaggtagcatgcagaaggacttagtcagattaggagaatgggcaagaaagtggcaaatgaaatataatattggaagatgcatggtcatgcactttgataatagaaataaatgtgcagacaattttctaaacggggagaaaatccgcaaatctgagatgcaaagagacttgggagtccttgtgcagaacactgtaaaggttaacttgcaggttgagtcggtggtgaggaaggcctacagggacgaggtccagcacctggccacgtggtgtgccgacaacaacctggcccttaacactcagaagaccaaggagattgttgtggacttcaggcatgctaggagccacactcacgccCCCATATACATCAATGatctgtagtggagcatgtatcaagcttcaagttccttggtgtccatatttccaaggatctcacctgatccttgaactcctccatcctggtcaaaaaggtgcaacagcgcctttatttcctgcggagcatcaagaaagctcacctctgtcccaggatactgacgacttttaccgctgtaccattgagagcatactcaccaactgcttctcagtgtggtatggcaattgtcctgtatcagtTCGCAAAGCACttcagcatgtggtgaaaactgcccagcggattatcagcaccctattgcccaccattgagaacatctaccataaacactgcctgggtagggcgaaaagcattatcaaggatgcatctcaccctaaccatggactttttactctcctcccatctggtaggtgctacaggagcctccgctcccgcaccagcaggcacaggaagagcttcttccctgcggctgtgaccctgctgaacctcacatcacagcgctaagcagtattgcatccatattgcattgtctcagtacttttatatttgtgtgctgtagcacttactttttatttgcagttattttgtaaataacactattcttagcatttctggtcagatgctaactgcatttcattggctttgtatctgtagtcggcacaatgacaataaagttgaatctaatctaatctaatccaaaaatgcaatatttgcatttgtttcaagaggtttggaatacaagagcagggatgtgatgctgaggctttataaggccctggtgaggcctcagcttgagtattgtgaaccattttgggcccctcatctcagaaaagatgtgctggcgttggtgagggtccagaggagattcacaaaaatgattccaggaatgaaaaggttatgcaaggaacgtttgatggctctaggtctgtactcgctggaatttagaaggattagattagattatgaggtcactcagtcctcgtttattgtaatttagaaatgcatgcattaaaaaatgatacaaacgttcctccagaatgatatcacaagaacacgggacagaccaagactaaaactgacaaaaccgcataattataacatataattacaacagtgcaaaggaaTGCCGTTATTTgacaaagagcagaccatgggcacggtaaaaaaaaagtctcaaagttccgatagccccatcatctcacgcaggcaacagaagggagaaactctccctgccatgaacctcccaAGCGCTGCAAgcttgccaatgcattggaagcacctgacctcAGCCGactttgagtccgtccgaaaacttcaagcctccaaccagccctccgacaccgagcaccatcctctgccgagcgcttcgaccccgccccggtgccgagcaacaagcaaagctgaggactcggggccttcccctccggagattctggatcacatactagcagcggcagtgaagcaagcatttcagaagtttcaccagatgttcctccatgctctcatgtctgtctccatcaaatcaggattgtgcatggcaccctacttgacagataacagatatcaccatcggagtggccgctgcaagctatgtcgcgccgccatcttctcctgccCAAGCTACttggatgagggggggatctcatcgaaaccattcgaatgttgaaaggcctagacagagtagatgtggaaaagatgtttcccatggtgggagggtctaggacagcggtccccaaccaccgggccgcggaccggtaccaggccgcaaggcatgcgctaccgggctgcgaggaaacaatatgatttggcgataggagtcagctgcacctttcctcattccctgtcacgcccactgttgagcttgaacgcacgcgaggtcattaacctcgcgtcatccgtgtcagcacgggaaggagatcaactcctcaagcttgcaaatgacggtgggctgaaaagtatgtttgacataacatctctgccggcattccggatcaaagtcaaggctaaatatcctgagatattcaggaaagcactgaaaactttgcttccatttccaacatatctctgcaatgaatggaacaaaaactaaattgcggaatagactggacataaggaacccctttcgaatatcgctgtctcccatcacccctcgatgggactgtcttgttgcaggaaaacaagcccagggctcccactgatacagcgatattggtgcgttgcaatgattttatatgttcatacgaggaaaatatgcgctgtgtgtttgatatccaaacgttacttaaaatgttatgatgctattacaagtgacttatataaccatgtaacaatgacggcatggaaacaggcgatctcgccccttctagtccgtgccgaacgctactctcacctagtcccaccgacctgcactcagcccataaccctccattcctttcctgtccatatacccatccaatttttctttaaatgataatatctaacctgcctctaccacttctactggaagttcgttcaacgcttcaagctcccctgtcctcccctgataattgtcttatcgctatattcatgcgaggaaaatatgcactgtgtgtttaatattaaattcgttagataaacccttttagaaatgaaattgagtgtattagccacttatcacctatattccggttgtgattaacacacACCCCCGCCACCAACAGAAATCGGCACGTAAACGCATGGGCAAGttacgcatgtgcactggtgcccgcgcaaggcttcatggtcattgtctttctcggggtaaactgaatgtatttgactgctactcttgtacgttggcaacccccccccccggtcagccggtccgcaagaatattgtcaataagaaaccagtccgcagtacgaaaaaggttggggaccccgggtctaggacaagagggcacagcctcagtatagaaggGCGTCCATTctaaacagagatgcgaagacatttctttagccagaaggtggtgaatttgtgaaatttattgccacatgcagctatggaagccaggttgttgggtgtatttaaggcagaggtagataggttcttgattggacatggcatcaaaggttacgggaagaaggccgagaaatggggttgaggaggagaaaaaaaggatcagccataattgaatggcggagcaaactcgatgggccatatggcctaatcttgctcctatgttttatgatcttatatTCACAATGCTTCCTCTGAAACACCCACTACCTTCACACCCTTACTACAGACAGCCAAATATACACAAATAACAAACTTAAATAAGTACTGTCCGGTCTTCCAGTTAAATGTGATGTCTTGTAGTTAATTCGGTTCATGATTCTTAGGACCCCATTGTTTACAGCTGCATTTTATATTTAATCTACAGTCCACATTTGCATCTGAAGATTTGTTTTATGTGCTAACCACAAAAAACACTCACACAGTCTATACATATACCCAAGACCTTGAAGCCATTTAAATCTTGGGACCTTTTTTAACACATAGTTCTGAAAGTGTGATGCTCAGAAATGTGTTTGGTGCTCAAGTTTGGGCCTAATAGTTAGACTTTCTTTTGTATTCTACATCTTTAAGTGTGCAGAGAGACGGTGGAGTGTAAAgcgagggtagaagcaaaaagtactaaggagaaaagtaaaagtggcaggccgacaaatccagggcaagcattaaaaagggccacttttcaacataattgtataagggctaggagagttgtaaaagagcgcctgaaagctttgtgtgtcaatgcaaggagcattcgtaataaggtggatgaattgaaagtgcagattgttattaatgattatgatatagttgggatcacagagacatggctccagggtgacaaaggatgggagctcaacgttcagggatattcaatattcaggagggatagacatgaaggaaggggaggtggggtggcgtttctggttaaagaagagattaacgcaatagaaaggaaagacataagtcgggaagatgtggaatcgatatgggtagagctgcgtaacactaaggggcagaagacgctggtgggagttgtgtacaggccacctaacagtagtagtgaggtcggagatggtattaaacaggaaattagaaatgtgtgcaataaaggaacagcagttataatgggtgaattcaatctacatgtagattgggtgaaccaaattggtaaaggtactgaggaagaggatttcttggaatgtatgcgggatggttttttgaaccaacatgtcaaggaaccaacgagagagcaggctattctggactgggttttgagcaatgaggaaggattaattagcaatcttgtcgtgagaggccccttgggtaagagtgaccataatatggtggaattcttcattaagatggagagtgacatagttaattcagaagcaaaggttctgaacttaaagaggggtaactttgaaggtatgagacgtgaattatctgagatagactggcaaatgacacttaaaggattgacggtggatatgcaatggcaagcatttaaaggttgcatagATGAACTAcagcaattgttcatcccagtttggcaaaagaataaatcaaggaaggtagtgcacccgtggctgacaagagaaattagggatagtatcaattccaaagaagaagcatacaaattagccagagaaagtggctcacctgaggactgggagaaattcagagttcagcagaggaggacaaagggcttaattaggaaggggaaaaaagattatgagagaaaactggcagggaacataaaaactgactgtaaaagcttttatagatatgtaaaaaggaaaagactggtaaagacaaatgtagatcccctacagacagaaacaggtgaattgattatggggagcaagcacatggcagaccaattgaataattactttggttctgtcttcactaaggaggacataaataatcttccggaaatagtaggggacagagggtccagtgagatggaggaactgagcgaaatacatgttagtagggaagtggtgttaggtaaattgaagggattgaaggcagataaatccccagggccagatggtctgcatcccagagtgcttaaggaagtagcccaagaaatagtggatgcattagtgataatttttcaaaactcgttagattctggactagttcctgaggattggagggtggctaatgtaaccccactttttaaaaaaggagggagagagaaactggggaattatagaccggttagcctaacgtcggtggtggggaaactgctggagtcagttatcaaagatgtgataacagcgcatttggaaagcggtgaaatcatcggacaaagtcagcatggatttgtgaaaggaaaatcatgtctgatgaatctcatagaattttttgaggatgtaactagtagagtggataggggagaaccagtggatgtggtatatttggattttcaaaaggcttttgacaaggtcctacacaggagattagtatgcaaacttaaagcacatggtattgggggtaaggtattgatgtggatggagaattggttagcagacaggaagcaaagagtgggaataaacgggaccttttcagaatggcaggcggtgactagtggggtaccgcaaggctcagtgttgggaccccagttgtttacaatatatattaatgacttggatgagggaattaaatgcagcatctccaagtttgcagatgacacgaatctgggtggcagtgttagctgtgaggaggatgcagagtgacttggataggttgagtgagtgggcaaattcatggcagatgcaatttaatgtggataaatgtgaagttatccactttggtggcaaaaataggaaaacagattattatctgaatggtggccgattaggaaaaggggaggtgcaacgagagctgggtatcattatacaccagtcattgaaagtgggcatgaaggtacagcaggcggtgaaaaaggcgaatggtatgctggcatttatagcgagaggattcgagtacaggagcagggaggtactactgcagttgtacaaggccttggtgagaccacacctggagtattgtgtgcagttttggtcccctaatctgaggaaagacatccttgccatagagggagtacaaagaaggttcaccagattgattcctgggatggcaggactttcatatgaagaaagactggatgaactgggcttgtacttgttggaatttagaagattgaggggggatctgattgaaacgtataaaattctaaagggattggacaggctagatgcaggaagattgttcccgatgttgcggaagtccagaacaaggggtcacagtttgaggataaaggggaagccttttaggaccgagattaggaaaaacttcttcacacagagagtggtgaatctgtggaattccctgccacaggaaacagttgaggccagttcatttaagagggagttaggtatggcccttgtggctaaagggttcaggggtatggagagaaggctggggaagGGTTCtgcgttggatgatcagccatgatcataataaatggcggtgcaggctcgaagggccgaatggcctactcctgtacctattttctatgtttctatgtttactaaTAATCCCAAGAAACTTGCTCCTTCAATTCTTTTCACCCTACCTTGCCACCTTCAATAAATTATGTCCAGTGCATTGAATACTGATTTTTATCGTCGTTGCTACCATAATACACTGATTCATAACCCCtgttaaattgcatctgctgcaTGTGTATCCATTTTGCCAATTTACCTATTCCTGAACTATAACTTAGTGCTGTTTAAAAGCTGAGTATTGTGCCCTTCTTATCAGTCTTatattcccctcccccttcccccgtAACAATGCAAAGCATCCGCTTAGCACTTTGTCATATTGGTAAAAACCAACCTGAAATTTGAAGATCATATCCTTTTttttggtggaagaagctggtctCTTAACACTGCGCCATCCAACAAATTACACTTTCCTTATCTAATGGTGCTGAGGTCTTTTTCTCAGTAGCTTGGATAATAGTGAATGTGTACTTTTTCTTTTTCACCCATTTGCTGAAGGGCTAAAGACTGAAAAAACATGCCCAAATTTAAGCAGATTTCAGTCTATTACTTCTGCTAAAAACTGTATGCAATTAAGACTATGTAGAAAGAATGAAACTGTTAATCATTTAATTTGAAGTTGCAACCATTCCAGtacgttttttttgtgtgtgaaaatGTGAATCACTTAATCTGTTCTCTTAAGTATTGTGATGACCCTGGAATTAACTTGAATTTTATGTCAACTATCATTCTAAACCGTAATATACTTGCTTTTTCATTTGGTATTTAAATCTTCTATTTTAAAACCCACTCCCAAACAGGAATTACTCAGCCAGTTGGAGAGAGATTGCGTAGCCATTATCAAGATGACTGCACTGGCGTAATGCAAAGGCTTATTTTGAAAGAGCACAAACTGATCTGGAATAGCTTGGCCAGAAGttggtatgtgtctgtgtgtctacAACAACCTTGCGTTCATTAAATTTTCTTTGATTAAATTTCATTGCTGAAATTTGGATAGTtttagaccttaagacatagaatcagaatttggcctattaagtctgctccatcatttcatcacactgatttattatccctctcaaacccattctcttgccttttccctataatcttcgatgcccttactaatgaagaacctatcaaactccgctttaagATTACCCAATGACTTCCCCtcaacagctgtctgtggcaatgaatctcaCAGATTCAccgcactctggctaaagaaatgtttcctcatctctgttttaaagggacgtccttctcttctgaggttgtgtcctctggtccaagactcccctgctataggaaacatttactctatctaaaccattcaatgagatcacccctcattctttaaaactccagtgagtacagtcccaaagcCATTAtacacttctcatacattaacccttcattcctgggatcattctcatgaaccttgtCTGAATGCTCTCTAGTGCCAGCatttcctttcttagaaaaggggcctaAAACTACTCTCCGTACTCCAAttctggtctgaccaatgccttataaagcctcagcattacatccttgcttttgtattctagtccccttgaaattttattttatttgaagGTTATTTCTAGTACCAGTTTAAGTGGAATTGCTTTCTGAAGAAGGTGAAAATTCTCTCCCTGTGATAGCTGTGAAGTAAACTGAGAATGCAGTATTTTTACATTCCATATTCAGCTGTAGTAGTAGTATAGTGGTACTGCTGTCCAATCAATCACCTGTACCTGGTTTGAAAATTCAGAATGCAGCTACTTATTACAATGTAGTCATATGCTGAACTCTCTCATACTAGTTGTGTGAGAGTTCAAACAATTAGTACCATCAGTTTTAGGAGACTTGTTGTTGAGAGTGCTTAAATTTCTAAACTTCTGAAGTAATAGTTACCTGCTGTAATAAGACATAGTCGTCACTGTCAGTTATAATTTTGAGATTGATTTTCATAACATTCTGTACTTGAATATTATGCGGCCATCTGATTTTATATAAAGTGTGAAAATTATTTGAGACAGGGATAGCATGCCGGAAGATGTAATCATTTTTGTTGCTTCAAGGAGAAGTATTTGAACAACTTAGCCAATAATTATTGTGCTAATAAGATGGATGCTCTTCTTTACCTTGCAAGTGCATGGCAAGACATAGAACAAATTTCAAGGCACCCTTCTACAGAGATACAGATTTGGCAGAATACCTCATATCTTTTATTCTATGAACCATATGTACACTAAAAATATTTTGACATCTATTTAATGAAAACTTCTTTTTAACAGGAGTGATAGTGAGCGAGTTGTACATGAAAGAGTGAATATCGTACCCTTTGACCTGATTTCTCCTGAAGGAGGAAAATTTGCAGTTCGTGTAATCAGCCCACTGGAGGCATCAGGACAGCAGTTTGAAACGGTATATGAACGATTTCACCAGGCTACGCAAGGCTTCACAGATATCATTGGGCACTACCTGAGTGGTGAGAAGCCCAAAGGCTTCCTGGAAACTGAAGAGAtagtccgtgttggggccactttgACAGGGATTGGAGAGCTTGTTTTGGACTCTGATAAGGTTATCAAACTGCAACCTCCTAAAGATGGTCTGGAATATTTCCTAAGTACCATGGATTTCCCAAGTATACTAAAACAGCAAGAATCAACTATCAAACTTTGGAAGGTGTTTACGGCCACCTGCACACTGACTGGCATTGCTTTAATTATGGTTGTCCTGCGTAGGATGTACCGGGAGTTTAATGAAAAGCAGGAGCAGGAGAAATTAAGGAGGAGTTATGAACTGTTCAATGAAAGGAGAGAAACTGCTGGGGCAAAAACAGTTGGTGATGAAGATGAAATTCCAGCAAATGCTTGTGTGATTTGTCTATCTAAACCACGGGAATGTGTCTTCCTAACTTGTGGTCATGTTTGCTGCTGTTACGATTGTCATCGGGCGCTCCCCACACCAACTTGCCCAATTTGTCGAAGTACCATAGTCAGAATAGTTCCCCTTTACCAAGCATGAGAATATTTTGCACAATCCAACCAACATGATCAAGTGCCTTTTAATTGCAATTCTGCAATCAGGATGTCAGGCGCTTTTATTTATACAGTGGTTAAAATAGTGTATTAATGTCCGAAATTCCTCCACATTAGTCACTGTGACCACCCTGACACATGGGTTTCTGAATATACCATCGTAGGTTTGTTATTCTCTATTTTCTGGCTATGGATCTTTGCTGATTACTCTTGATTTAGGTACACTTCACAAAACATCACAAGAAAGACCTCATCAAGTTAGTTGAGCTGGAATGGTAATAATGCCAGTTGGAATTTTTGACAAGGCAACCTTTCATATTTGTCATAAAGCCATTGTGGAATAAATTGGAAGCAATGAACGTAACCAACTGGTACTTAATCGTATTTAATGGTGCTGCCGTACTTAATGCTTATTTTTAAAAGCAAACTTCAGAATTCTGGAATAACTTTTACTCAGGGTGTAGAATGACTGTATTTCTCTACAAGTTAATTTATAGTT is part of the Mobula birostris isolate sMobBir1 chromosome 4, sMobBir1.hap1, whole genome shotgun sequence genome and harbors:
- the mul2 gene encoding mitochondrial ubiquitin ligase activator of nfkb 1-A isoform X3 — encoded protein: MDRIPVSSIELICLGSSFAFSGLFYYLYRRKRTTVKVLKEAPQFQINKELMEFLNATPGKCVQYAVIEGITQPVGERLRSHYQDDCTGVMQRLILKEHKLIWNSLARSWSDSERVVHERVNIVPFDLISPEGGKFAVRVISPLEASGQQFETVYERFHQATQGFTDIIGHYLSGEKPKGFLETEEIVRVGATLTGIGELVLDSDKVIKLQPPKDGLEYFLSTMDFPSILKQQESTIKLWKVFTATCTLTGIALIMVVLRRMYREFNEKQEQEKLRRSYELFNERRETAGAKTVGDEDEIPANACVICLSKPRECVFLTCGHVCCCYDCHRALPTPTCPICRSTIVRIVPLYQA
- the mul2 gene encoding mitochondrial ubiquitin ligase activator of nfkb 1-A isoform X2, which produces MNFTTSCVHSPRYLVEIYFQSHRRCLTIAASYNMDRIPVSSIELICLGSSFAFSGLFYYLYRRKRTTVKVLKEAPQFQINKELMEFLNATPGKCVQYAVIEGITQPVGERLRSHYQDDCTGVMQRLILKEHKLIWNSLARSWSDSERVVHERVNIVPFDLISPEGGKFAVRVISPLEASGQQFETVYERFHQATQGFTDIIGHYLSGEKPKGFLETEEIVRVGATLTGIGELVLDSDKVIKLQPPKDGLEYFLSTMDFPSILKQQESTIKLWKVFTATCTLTGIALIMVVLRRMYREFNEKQEQEKLRRSYELFNERRETAGAKTVGDEDEIPANACVICLSKPRECVFLTCGHVCCCYDCHRALPTPTCPICRSTIVRIVPLYQA
- the mul2 gene encoding mitochondrial ubiquitin ligase activator of nfkb 1-A isoform X1: MMNTASAIYLGEPELINTCSPAMRGTKQKLLFGLLKPSLFCVFEVRRCLTIAASYNMDRIPVSSIELICLGSSFAFSGLFYYLYRRKRTTVKVLKEAPQFQINKELMEFLNATPGKCVQYAVIEGITQPVGERLRSHYQDDCTGVMQRLILKEHKLIWNSLARSWSDSERVVHERVNIVPFDLISPEGGKFAVRVISPLEASGQQFETVYERFHQATQGFTDIIGHYLSGEKPKGFLETEEIVRVGATLTGIGELVLDSDKVIKLQPPKDGLEYFLSTMDFPSILKQQESTIKLWKVFTATCTLTGIALIMVVLRRMYREFNEKQEQEKLRRSYELFNERRETAGAKTVGDEDEIPANACVICLSKPRECVFLTCGHVCCCYDCHRALPTPTCPICRSTIVRIVPLYQA